A section of the Pedobacter sp. HDW13 genome encodes:
- a CDS encoding cation diffusion facilitator family transporter translates to MSVKKKAIILSLVVSILLMLAKFAAYFITGSNSILTDAAESIVNVIAGSFAFYSIYLSTQPRDENHPYGHGKVEFFSAFVEGILILIAGVIIIFKSSYNLIYPHSVGQLLEGTLIIGITGLVNMIVGLYLINVGKDQHSITLQADGRHLLTDTYTSAAIVVGLILIQLTNIIWLDSLLSVLVGFYIVYSGYKLTRGSVGGLMDESDFTLVEEVVEVLQKNRHNPWIDVHNLRTQQYGPEFHIDCHVTLPYYFDLNKVHREISQIDELINSNGVRKAELFIHADPCLPECCHYCHMSECPVRSEAFRKEIVWTPEIVIKNKKHFENELL, encoded by the coding sequence GTGTCGGTAAAGAAAAAAGCAATTATACTATCGTTGGTGGTGAGCATTTTATTGATGCTGGCCAAGTTTGCAGCTTATTTTATTACAGGTTCTAACTCGATTTTAACTGATGCAGCCGAGAGTATTGTAAACGTAATTGCCGGAAGCTTTGCTTTTTACAGTATTTATCTCAGTACACAGCCTCGCGATGAAAACCATCCCTATGGACATGGTAAAGTAGAGTTTTTCTCTGCATTTGTAGAGGGAATCCTGATCCTGATTGCCGGCGTTATCATTATCTTTAAATCGTCTTACAACCTTATTTACCCTCATTCAGTAGGACAGTTATTAGAAGGAACGCTGATTATCGGTATTACCGGCCTGGTTAATATGATTGTTGGTTTATACCTCATTAATGTGGGTAAAGATCAGCATTCTATTACACTACAGGCTGATGGTAGACATTTGTTAACCGATACTTACACCAGTGCGGCTATTGTAGTAGGATTGATTCTGATCCAGCTAACAAATATTATTTGGCTGGATAGTTTGCTTTCTGTTTTGGTAGGTTTTTATATTGTTTACTCGGGTTATAAACTTACGCGTGGTTCGGTTGGTGGTTTAATGGATGAAAGTGATTTTACCTTGGTAGAAGAAGTGGTAGAAGTATTGCAGAAAAATCGTCATAATCCCTGGATAGATGTGCACAACCTGCGTACGCAACAGTATGGCCCTGAATTTCATATCGATTGCCATGTAACTTTACCTTATTATTTCGATTTAAATAAAGTACACCGCGAAATTTCGCAGATTGATGAACTCATCAATTCAAACGGTGTACGCAAGGCCGAGCTTTTTATTCATGCCGACCCTTGTTTGCCCGAATGTTGCCACTACTGCCACATGAGCGAGTGCCCGGTACGATCGGAAGCATTTAGAAAAGAAATTGTTTGGACACCTGAAATTGTAATTAAAAATAAAAAGCATTTCGAAAATGAGCTACTTTAA
- a CDS encoding cob(I)yrinic acid a,c-diamide adenosyltransferase produces MKIYTKTGDKGQTSLIGGTRVPKFHHRIETYGTVDELNSYIGLIMCQDINSHYKQLLKEIQDRLFTVGASLAADPEKSKMKIPDLHDTDIVLLENEMDEMNEALPALKHFVLPGGNTVVSYCHLARCVCRRAERLAVELAENSFVDEHVTIYLNRLSDYLFVLARKLTMDFKAEENIWIPRV; encoded by the coding sequence ATGAAAATCTACACTAAAACCGGCGACAAGGGGCAAACATCACTTATTGGTGGTACCCGTGTGCCTAAATTTCATCACCGTATCGAAACCTACGGAACCGTTGATGAACTCAATTCTTACATCGGTTTAATTATGTGCCAGGATATTAATTCGCATTATAAACAGTTGTTAAAAGAGATTCAGGATCGTTTATTTACAGTAGGTGCATCATTAGCGGCCGACCCTGAGAAATCGAAAATGAAAATCCCTGATTTACATGATACAGATATTGTACTGCTCGAAAATGAGATGGATGAGATGAATGAAGCCTTGCCAGCTTTAAAACACTTTGTATTACCTGGAGGAAATACTGTCGTTTCTTACTGCCATCTGGCCAGATGTGTATGCAGAAGGGCAGAACGGCTTGCAGTGGAGCTTGCAGAAAATAGCTTTGTAGATGAGCACGTAACGATTTATCTGAACCGTTTAAGTGATTATTTGTTTGTTTTGGCACGAAAACTGACGATGGATTTCAAGGCGGAAGAAAATATTTGGATCCCGCGGGTTTAA
- a CDS encoding lmo0937 family membrane protein, with translation MGNLLYLVAVVLVILWVIGFIFHGFGDVGGIIHVLLVIAVIAILLKIIGRAA, from the coding sequence ATGGGAAATTTATTGTATTTAGTCGCAGTAGTATTGGTAATACTTTGGGTCATCGGATTTATATTTCACGGCTTCGGCGATGTTGGTGGTATAATCCACGTTTTATTGGTTATCGCAGTTATTGCAATCCTGCTTAAAATTATTGGTAGGGCCGCGTAA
- a CDS encoding ABC transporter permease, with product MIIFRLIGESFRFAFDALRQNKLRTMLSLLAITIGIFTIIAVFSAVDTFRGKLQSSVDKLGSNTIYVQKWPWSFGDNYPWWKYMNRPQPSMRDFEALRERIENAQGVTFEISTNDRTIKYRSSSVEGISVWAASHDFNKTWNFELQDGRYFTENESKNGSPVCILGSDISDGLFDGDRAVGKQVQILGRRLTVVGVFKKEGEDMLGTSLDKNVNIPINFAKGVLDIQSERYGPQITVRGNDNVSLEEVESELKGLMRSIHRIRPGQEEDFALNKTTILSNQLDSMFKMVNIAGWVIGGFSILVGGFSIANIMFVSVKERTNIIGIQKSLGAKNYFILLQFIFESISLCILGGLLGLLLVYLFALGIGAATDFHIILGLNNIALGIGISIIIGTISGFWPAYSASRLDPVEAIRS from the coding sequence ATGATAATTTTTAGGCTAATAGGCGAGAGTTTCCGTTTTGCATTTGATGCGTTGCGCCAGAATAAATTGCGTACCATGTTATCGCTTTTGGCTATAACCATTGGTATTTTTACCATTATAGCGGTGTTTTCTGCTGTGGATACCTTCAGAGGTAAACTCCAGTCGAGCGTTGATAAACTGGGCTCGAACACTATTTATGTGCAAAAATGGCCCTGGAGCTTTGGCGATAATTATCCCTGGTGGAAATACATGAACCGCCCACAGCCTTCTATGCGTGATTTTGAAGCGTTACGCGAAAGAATTGAAAATGCACAAGGCGTAACCTTCGAAATATCGACTAACGACCGGACCATTAAATACCGGAGCAGTTCTGTTGAAGGAATTTCTGTTTGGGCGGCCTCACATGATTTTAATAAAACGTGGAATTTTGAACTGCAGGATGGCCGTTACTTTACCGAAAATGAGAGTAAAAATGGTTCACCGGTTTGTATTTTAGGTTCTGATATTTCAGACGGCCTTTTTGATGGCGATAGAGCTGTAGGAAAACAGGTTCAGATTTTAGGTAGAAGGTTAACCGTTGTAGGTGTTTTTAAAAAAGAGGGCGAAGATATGCTTGGCACTTCACTTGATAAAAACGTAAATATTCCCATTAATTTTGCCAAGGGTGTACTGGATATTCAGAGCGAACGTTACGGACCGCAAATCACTGTACGTGGCAACGATAATGTAAGTTTAGAAGAAGTAGAAAGCGAGCTTAAAGGCTTAATGCGCTCTATTCACCGCATAAGGCCTGGACAGGAAGAAGATTTTGCGCTGAATAAAACCACCATTTTATCGAACCAGCTAGACTCGATGTTTAAAATGGTAAATATTGCCGGATGGGTTATTGGTGGCTTCTCTATTTTGGTAGGTGGTTTCAGTATTGCCAATATTATGTTCGTTTCGGTTAAGGAACGGACCAATATTATCGGGATTCAAAAATCGTTGGGCGCTAAAAATTATTTCATATTGCTACAGTTTATATTTGAATCTATTTCCCTTTGTATTTTGGGTGGGTTGCTCGGGCTGTTACTCGTGTATCTGTTTGCGCTTGGGATTGGGGCTGCAACAGATTTCCATATCATATTGGGCTTGAATAATATTGCTTTAGGAATCGGGATCTCGATTATTATCGGTACAATTTCCGGATTCTGGCCAGCATATTCGGCTTCGAGATTAGACCCGGTAGAAGCGATTAGAAGTTAG
- a CDS encoding DUF2795 domain-containing protein — MYWTLELASHLEDAPWPATKDELIDYGIRSGAPVEVIENLQALEDDGEPYETIEEIWPDYPTKEDFFFNEDEY, encoded by the coding sequence ATGTATTGGACATTAGAATTAGCATCGCACCTGGAAGACGCACCATGGCCTGCAACTAAAGATGAATTAATTGATTACGGTATCCGCTCTGGTGCCCCGGTAGAAGTTATTGAAAACTTACAGGCATTAGAAGATGATGGCGAGCCTTATGAAACTATTGAGGAGATCTGGCCAGATTATCCAACTAAAGAAGATTTCTTCTTTAACGAGGACGAATACTAA
- a CDS encoding 2-C-methyl-D-erythritol 4-phosphate cytidylyltransferase produces the protein MKNYAIIVAGGSGNRMQTETPKQFLLLKDLPVLMHTIKAFAQSESQPKILLVLNKDQQGYWRRLCDEFNFRIPHQVIDGGTERFHSVKNAVYTIQEEESVVAIHDAVRPLVSKTLIDNCYRAAAQQGNIIAAVQSSDSVRLFRNEKTSALKRDEIYLVQTPQTFNLKVLKEAYNQEFDSNFTDDASVVESIGHNINIIEGERSNIKITYPIDLELAELLLKP, from the coding sequence ATGAAAAATTACGCTATAATTGTAGCAGGCGGTTCTGGCAATCGGATGCAGACAGAAACCCCAAAACAATTTTTATTGCTCAAAGACCTCCCGGTTTTAATGCATACCATAAAAGCTTTTGCCCAAAGCGAGTCCCAACCTAAAATTTTATTGGTTTTAAATAAAGATCAGCAAGGTTACTGGCGCAGGTTATGCGATGAATTTAATTTTCGCATTCCACATCAGGTTATTGATGGTGGCACAGAGCGTTTCCATTCGGTTAAAAACGCAGTATACACCATTCAAGAAGAAGAAAGTGTTGTAGCCATACACGATGCCGTACGTCCATTGGTTTCGAAAACACTGATTGACAATTGCTACCGGGCAGCCGCACAACAAGGCAATATTATTGCTGCAGTACAATCGAGTGATAGTGTACGTTTGTTCAGAAACGAAAAAACATCGGCACTAAAGCGCGATGAAATCTATCTGGTACAAACACCTCAAACATTTAACCTTAAAGTACTTAAAGAGGCTTATAATCAAGAATTCGATAGTAATTTTACCGATGATGCCAGTGTGGTAGAATCCATTGGCCACAACATTAATATTATTGAAGGAGAACGAAGTAATATTAAAATCACCTACCCGATCGATCTCGAACTAGCGGAACTATTGTTAAAACCATAA
- the gatC gene encoding Asp-tRNA(Asn)/Glu-tRNA(Gln) amidotransferase subunit GatC: MNLDAKTIHKIADLARIHIDEKQVNVLIPEMNKVLSFMEKLNELDTANVKPLVYMNESVNVWREDVVKQEITTEEGLKNAAKHSDEFFMVPKIIEK; the protein is encoded by the coding sequence ATGAATTTAGACGCAAAAACCATCCATAAAATAGCCGACCTGGCCAGAATTCATATTGATGAAAAACAAGTGAATGTACTCATTCCGGAAATGAATAAAGTTTTATCATTCATGGAAAAATTAAACGAGTTAGATACCGCTAATGTAAAACCTTTGGTTTATATGAACGAATCTGTTAATGTTTGGCGCGAAGATGTGGTGAAACAGGAAATTACTACTGAAGAGGGTTTAAAAAACGCAGCTAAACATAGCGACGAATTTTTTATGGTACCTAAAATAATCGAGAAATAG
- a CDS encoding ABC transporter ATP-binding protein, translated as MEKPLITIKEIGRKYVIGSEVIHALKSVSLDINKGEFVALMGPSGSGKSTLMNILGCLDTPTSGTYVLNGTNVSHMSDDALAEVRNKEIGFVFQTFNLLPRSTSLDNVALPLIYAGSSKKDRQARAAKALENVGLGNRMDHKPNELSGGQRQRVAVARALINDPSIILADEPTGNLDTKTSIEIMGLLEEIHSKGNTIILVTHEEDIAQHAHRIVRMRDGLIENDYLNTEVKNVSPRLQALKESGSDWEKIN; from the coding sequence ATGGAGAAACCACTCATTACTATAAAGGAAATTGGCCGTAAATATGTTATTGGATCTGAAGTGATTCACGCTTTAAAATCAGTTTCTTTAGATATCAATAAAGGCGAATTTGTAGCACTGATGGGACCATCTGGTTCGGGTAAATCAACCTTGATGAATATTTTAGGCTGTTTAGATACTCCTACAAGCGGCACTTACGTACTAAACGGTACAAACGTGAGCCACATGAGTGATGATGCGCTTGCCGAAGTACGCAACAAGGAGATTGGTTTCGTGTTTCAAACCTTTAACTTATTGCCGCGTTCAACTTCACTTGATAATGTGGCTTTACCTTTAATTTATGCAGGAAGCAGTAAAAAAGATCGTCAGGCTAGGGCTGCCAAAGCTTTAGAAAATGTTGGTTTGGGTAACCGTATGGATCATAAACCTAACGAACTTTCGGGTGGTCAGCGCCAGCGTGTAGCTGTTGCAAGAGCACTCATTAACGATCCCTCTATCATTCTTGCCGATGAGCCAACCGGTAACTTAGATACCAAAACCTCAATCGAAATTATGGGTTTGTTAGAAGAGATTCACAGCAAAGGCAACACCATTATTCTGGTAACGCACGAAGAAGATATTGCCCAACATGCCCATCGGATTGTGCGTATGCGTGACGGATTGATCGAAAACGATTATTTAAACACCGAAGTGAAGAACGTTTCGCCGCGCTTACAGGCTTTAAAAGAGAGTGGCAGCGACTGGGAGAAAATTAACTAA
- a CDS encoding pyridoxal phosphate-dependent aminotransferase has translation MSTLSKRINSLSESATLKMTKLGRELASKGINIISLSVGEPDFNTPDHVKNAAKKALDENYTRYSPVPGYPELRQAIVNKLKTENNLDYDISQIVVSTGAKQSLSNVILTLIDPDDEVIIPTPYWVSYSEMVTLAEGKSVFIDTDIESNFKITPAQLEAAITPKSKLFMFSSPCNPTGSVYSKEELAALVAVFEKHPNIYILSDEIYEHINFVDKHESIAQFDSIKDRVIIVNGFSKAFAMTGWRLGYIAANKEIAAANDKLQGQTTSGTCSIAQRAGIVAYEQGLESVLVMKEAFLRRRELVYNLLNEIPGVKTNLPDGAFYFFPEISSFFGKKDADGNVIKDSADLALYLLNVGHVATVGGDSFGNNNYIRLSYAASDESLVEALRRIKEALGKLS, from the coding sequence ATGAGCACCTTATCGAAAAGAATCAACAGCCTGTCAGAATCTGCAACCCTTAAAATGACCAAACTTGGCCGCGAACTAGCGTCAAAGGGCATTAATATAATCAGTTTAAGTGTTGGCGAACCCGATTTTAACACGCCAGACCATGTAAAAAATGCTGCAAAAAAAGCATTAGATGAAAATTATACACGCTACTCGCCGGTTCCGGGATATCCTGAGTTGCGCCAGGCGATCGTAAATAAACTTAAAACAGAAAATAATCTAGATTACGATATTTCTCAGATCGTGGTTTCAACAGGTGCCAAACAATCGTTATCGAACGTAATTTTAACCTTAATTGATCCTGATGATGAAGTAATTATCCCTACTCCTTATTGGGTTTCTTACTCAGAAATGGTTACGCTTGCCGAGGGTAAATCAGTTTTTATTGATACGGACATTGAAAGCAATTTCAAAATTACACCTGCACAGTTAGAAGCGGCAATTACCCCAAAAAGTAAACTGTTTATGTTCTCTTCGCCATGTAACCCAACTGGTTCGGTTTACAGCAAAGAAGAATTGGCAGCTTTAGTGGCGGTTTTCGAAAAACACCCTAATATTTACATCCTTTCTGATGAGATTTACGAGCACATCAATTTTGTAGATAAACACGAATCAATTGCTCAGTTCGATAGCATTAAAGACCGTGTAATTATTGTAAACGGTTTCTCTAAAGCATTTGCAATGACTGGCTGGAGATTAGGGTACATTGCTGCAAACAAAGAAATTGCTGCTGCAAACGATAAATTACAAGGACAAACCACATCGGGTACTTGCTCTATTGCACAACGCGCAGGTATTGTGGCTTACGAACAAGGCTTAGAAAGCGTTTTAGTAATGAAAGAAGCCTTTTTACGCAGAAGAGAACTGGTTTATAACTTGTTAAACGAAATTCCTGGTGTAAAAACAAACCTTCCTGATGGTGCTTTTTATTTCTTCCCTGAAATCAGCTCGTTCTTCGGCAAAAAAGACGCTGACGGGAATGTAATTAAAGATTCGGCTGACTTAGCTTTATATTTACTAAATGTAGGTCACGTAGCAACTGTAGGCGGCGATTCGTTTGGTAACAACAACTATATCCGCTTATCTTATGCAGCATCAGATGAGAGCCTGGTTGAAGCATTAAGAAGAATTAAAGAAGCTTTAGGCAAACTATCCTAA
- the queA gene encoding tRNA preQ1(34) S-adenosylmethionine ribosyltransferase-isomerase QueA, which translates to MKLSQFKFNLPESLVANNPAEERDEARLMVLHKDSGKIEHKIFKDVLGYFDDKDVMILNNTKVFPARLYGNKEKTGATIEVFLLRELNKELRLWDVLVDPARKIRVGNKLYFGDDDLLVAEVVDNTTSRGRTIRFLFEGSDEEFRKNVEILGETPLPKYIKRKATAEDKERYQTIFAKHEGAVAAPTAGLHFSRELMKRLELKGVDFAEVTLHVGLGTFRTVEVEDLTKHKMDSEQFIIEQKDANIVNKALENKRKICAVGTTSMRAIESAVSANRTLKAANDWTSKFIFPPYDFSIANSMITNFHTPESTLLMMVSAFGGYENVMNAYEVAVKEKYKFYSYGDAMLII; encoded by the coding sequence ATGAAATTATCACAATTCAAATTTAACTTACCTGAATCATTGGTAGCCAATAATCCGGCTGAAGAACGCGACGAAGCTCGCCTAATGGTTTTACACAAAGACAGCGGTAAAATTGAACATAAAATTTTCAAAGACGTTTTAGGTTATTTCGACGACAAAGACGTAATGATATTAAATAACACCAAAGTTTTTCCTGCCCGTTTATACGGTAACAAGGAGAAAACCGGTGCTACTATCGAAGTTTTCTTATTACGTGAATTAAATAAAGAACTGCGTTTATGGGATGTTTTGGTTGATCCGGCCCGTAAAATCCGTGTAGGCAATAAATTATACTTTGGTGATGACGATTTGTTAGTTGCTGAGGTGGTAGATAACACTACTTCACGTGGCCGTACCATTCGTTTTTTATTTGAAGGCAGCGACGAAGAGTTTAGAAAAAACGTTGAAATTTTAGGCGAAACACCACTTCCTAAATACATTAAACGTAAAGCTACCGCTGAAGATAAAGAGCGTTACCAAACTATTTTTGCTAAGCACGAAGGTGCTGTTGCAGCTCCTACCGCAGGTTTACACTTTAGCCGCGAGTTAATGAAACGCCTTGAACTTAAAGGTGTTGATTTTGCTGAAGTAACTTTACATGTTGGTTTAGGAACTTTCAGAACGGTTGAGGTTGAAGATCTGACCAAACACAAAATGGATTCTGAGCAGTTTATTATCGAGCAAAAAGATGCTAACATTGTAAATAAGGCTTTAGAAAACAAAAGAAAAATCTGTGCTGTAGGTACTACTTCTATGCGTGCTATCGAATCGGCTGTTTCTGCTAACAGAACTTTAAAGGCTGCTAACGATTGGACCAGTAAGTTTATCTTCCCTCCGTATGATTTCAGCATTGCAAACTCGATGATTACCAATTTCCACACACCAGAATCTACTTTATTGATGATGGTAAGTGCTTTTGGTGGCTACGAAAATGTAATGAATGCATATGAGGTTGCAGTTAAAGAAAAATACAAATTCTATAGCTACGGCGATGCCATGCTGATCATATAG
- a CDS encoding DUF5808 domain-containing protein: MGKDFQHENPVNWKWGIIYFNKSDSRIIVPKRHKILGWTLNFAHPVSYVVLLLIFGAVILLRTLNK; encoded by the coding sequence ATGGGCAAAGATTTTCAACACGAAAACCCAGTTAACTGGAAGTGGGGAATCATTTATTTCAATAAATCAGATTCACGCATAATTGTTCCGAAGCGCCATAAAATACTGGGCTGGACACTCAACTTTGCCCATCCTGTTTCTTATGTAGTTTTGTTACTTATTTTCGGTGCAGTTATCTTATTAAGAACCTTAAATAAATAG
- a CDS encoding 1-acyl-sn-glycerol-3-phosphate acyltransferase, with amino-acid sequence MIKFLRQLHRVWFLFCIIFFFALFYPFYYLTSRNEKYYGVLNFFRKANSFLCSFFAGVFFSYHYEEKLDRNQTYIYCANHSSNLDIMIFCIMGHGRYHFMGKDELLNNPVLGIFFKTIDIAVKRDSKISAFRAFKKAGENLEKGMSLIIFPEGKIDDHYPPKLGEFKNGPFRLAIDKNIPLVPVSLANIWQINWDDGAKYGSKPGICDIYVHKPINTAAMSADDSDALKEQVYQLIDSKLV; translated from the coding sequence ATGATTAAATTTCTTCGTCAGCTGCACCGCGTATGGTTTCTGTTCTGCATCATATTCTTTTTTGCGCTTTTTTATCCTTTTTACTATTTAACTTCCCGCAACGAAAAGTATTATGGCGTATTAAACTTTTTCAGAAAAGCCAACAGTTTTCTATGCAGTTTCTTTGCAGGCGTATTTTTCTCTTATCATTATGAAGAGAAATTAGATAGGAATCAAACTTATATTTATTGTGCCAACCATAGCTCTAATCTCGATATCATGATTTTTTGCATCATGGGGCATGGCAGGTATCATTTTATGGGAAAAGATGAGCTCTTGAATAATCCGGTGCTGGGCATTTTTTTTAAAACAATTGATATAGCTGTAAAGCGCGATAGTAAAATTTCTGCTTTCAGGGCTTTTAAAAAGGCAGGCGAGAATTTAGAAAAAGGAATGAGTCTGATCATTTTTCCCGAAGGAAAGATCGATGATCATTATCCGCCAAAACTTGGTGAATTTAAAAACGGTCCTTTTCGTTTAGCCATCGATAAAAATATCCCACTGGTACCAGTAAGTTTAGCCAATATTTGGCAAATTAACTGGGATGATGGAGCAAAGTATGGAAGTAAGCCGGGAATTTGCGATATTTACGTCCACAAACCCATAAATACTGCTGCAATGAGTGCCGACGATTCGGACGCATTAAAAGAGCAGGTTTACCAATTGATTGATAGTAAATTAGTATAA
- a CDS encoding deoxynucleoside kinase, with the protein MHIAIVGNIGAGKTTLTGLLAKNYGWEALYEAVDNNPYLEDFYSDMKRWSFNLQIYFLNSRFQQITDIEVNKRNVIQDRTIYEDAHIFAENLHDMALMTTRDHDNYRAIFDNITSFIKPPDLLVYLRASVPTLVNNIQRRGREYEAGIRIDYLSKLNEKYEAWIKGYNLGKLLILDKDKLDFTNNPEDLGTVIQSIEAEINGLF; encoded by the coding sequence ATGCATATAGCAATTGTAGGGAATATTGGTGCTGGTAAAACTACTTTAACTGGCCTTTTGGCAAAAAATTACGGATGGGAAGCTTTGTATGAAGCTGTAGACAATAATCCTTATCTGGAAGATTTTTATAGCGACATGAAGCGCTGGAGTTTTAACCTTCAGATTTATTTCCTGAACAGCCGTTTTCAGCAGATTACAGATATTGAAGTTAACAAACGCAACGTAATACAAGACCGGACTATTTACGAAGATGCCCATATTTTTGCAGAAAACCTGCACGATATGGCTCTAATGACTACTCGCGATCACGACAATTACCGTGCAATTTTTGATAACATTACCTCGTTTATTAAACCACCTGATTTATTGGTTTACCTGCGTGCGTCGGTGCCTACTTTGGTTAACAATATCCAACGCCGTGGTCGCGAATATGAAGCAGGAATCAGAATTGATTACTTGTCTAAACTGAACGAAAAATACGAAGCCTGGATAAAAGGTTATAACCTGGGTAAATTATTGATTTTAGATAAGGACAAATTGGATTTCACCAATAACCCTGAAGATTTAGGAACGGTAATTCAATCTATCGAGGCCGAAATTAACGGTTTATTTTAG
- the trpS gene encoding tryptophan--tRNA ligase has translation MKETVVSGIRSTGKLHLGNYYGAVKNFVQMQNDYNCYFFIADLHSLTTHPTPADLHGNIKHVLVEYLASGIDPENSTIYIQSDVPEIAELYLYLNMNAYMGELERSTSFKDKVRANPDNVNAGLLTYPVLMAADILIHKATKVPVGKDQEQHLEMARTFGNRFNRLYNTEYFPEPYAFSYSDKLVKVPGLDGKGKMGKSEGEANAVYLSDDPETIRKKVMRAVSDGGPTEENQPKPEPIQNLFDLMKVVSSADTHQHFDELYNKMQIRYGDFKKQLAEDMIIATAPMRERIQDIAKDDSYLRQVAKHGALKARESAQKTIREVRSLIGFKSF, from the coding sequence ATGAAAGAAACAGTGGTGAGTGGCATCCGCTCAACAGGAAAATTACATTTAGGTAATTATTATGGTGCAGTAAAAAACTTTGTGCAAATGCAAAATGATTACAATTGCTACTTTTTTATTGCCGATTTACACTCTTTAACAACACATCCTACCCCGGCCGATTTGCATGGCAACATTAAACATGTGCTGGTTGAATATTTAGCCAGCGGTATAGATCCGGAAAACAGCACCATTTATATACAGAGCGATGTACCTGAAATTGCAGAGCTTTATTTATATCTGAATATGAATGCTTATATGGGCGAACTGGAGCGCAGTACTTCATTTAAAGATAAAGTGCGTGCCAACCCTGATAACGTAAATGCAGGCCTATTAACCTACCCGGTTTTAATGGCAGCCGATATTTTGATCCATAAAGCCACCAAAGTACCTGTTGGTAAAGACCAGGAGCAACATTTAGAAATGGCCCGTACATTTGGTAACCGTTTTAACCGCTTGTACAATACCGAATATTTCCCTGAGCCTTATGCGTTTAGCTATTCGGATAAACTGGTTAAAGTACCAGGTTTAGATGGCAAGGGTAAAATGGGCAAATCGGAAGGTGAAGCCAATGCGGTTTACCTATCTGACGATCCTGAAACCATCCGTAAAAAAGTAATGCGTGCGGTTAGCGATGGCGGCCCGACTGAAGAAAACCAGCCAAAGCCAGAACCTATTCAAAATCTGTTCGATTTAATGAAAGTGGTTTCGAGTGCAGACACGCACCAGCATTTCGATGAGTTATACAACAAAATGCAAATCCGCTACGGTGATTTTAAAAAACAACTGGCCGAAGATATGATTATTGCCACTGCCCCGATGCGTGAGCGTATACAGGACATTGCCAAAGACGATTCTTATTTACGTCAGGTAGCCAAACACGGAGCATTAAAAGCTCGCGAAAGCGCACAAAAAACCATTAGGGAAGTTCGTAGTTTAATTGGGTTTAAAAGTTTTTAA
- a CDS encoding NUDIX domain-containing protein: MSYFNVRVYGLLINHNNEVLVSDEEEYGFRFSKFPGGGLELGEGLIDGLKREFVEECEAEIDVLSHFYTTDFYEKSSFNDSQVISVYYLVKEKAPLKLAFKAEIYDFDGEGEILQAFRWVKIENLAIDEITFKTDKTVAQLLKDQYSVNH; encoded by the coding sequence ATGAGCTACTTTAATGTCCGCGTATACGGGCTCTTAATTAACCACAATAACGAGGTTTTGGTAAGTGATGAAGAAGAATATGGCTTCCGTTTCAGTAAATTCCCGGGTGGTGGCTTAGAATTAGGCGAAGGTTTGATAGATGGATTGAAGCGTGAATTTGTAGAAGAATGCGAAGCTGAAATTGATGTGCTATCTCATTTTTACACTACTGATTTTTATGAAAAATCATCGTTTAACGATAGTCAGGTAATTAGTGTATATTATCTGGTTAAGGAAAAAGCTCCCTTAAAATTAGCTTTTAAAGCTGAAATTTACGATTTCGACGGGGAAGGTGAAATTCTTCAGGCTTTTAGGTGGGTTAAGATTGAGAATTTAGCCATCGATGAAATTACCTTTAAAACAGATAAAACCGTGGCACAGCTTTTAAAAGATCAATATTCTGTAAATCATTAA